In the genome of Candidatus Cloacimonadota bacterium, the window CCCAAATACAATGAATTTGATCTCACTCCCTTTATGGCACCCTTCTTCATGCTTTTCTATGGCTTCTGTAACGCCGATATCGCTTATGGCATAGTTCTGATCATCATTACATTTGTCTTAAGAGCAAAGATCAAGGATAATACCATAAAGGGAATGTTGACACTGGGGATGTTCTTTGGAATATCTTCCATCATAATGGGTTGGGTGATGGGCTCAATGTTGGGCTATGACCTGAAAGAGATCCCTGCTATCGGAGAAAAGATATTGATCCGGAACAATGACCAGATCTTCAATTTCGCTCTACTGCTGGGTGTAATCCAGATCCTGTTCGGAATATCCATAGCTACCATCAAGAAGATTCATCAATCCGGCCCTGTTCACGGACTTAGTAATTTTGGTACTTTTCTGTTTATTGCGACAATCGCAGTTTATGGCGCTCAACAGCTGGGAACGGATATCTCTGCAGTTCAGCCATATCTGAAATACCCCATCTGGGTCGGTTTGGCTCTGATCCTACTCTTCAACAAGCCGGGGAAAAACCCGCTTGTAAACATTGCAGGCGGTCTTTGGTTGCTCTACAACATTGTAACCGGGTTCTTTGGAGATATCCTCAGCTATATCCGCCTCTTCGCACTTGGTGTATCCAGTGCAATACTTGGTTTCGTGGTAAATAGCATCGGTGCCCAGATGTCCGGTATTCCGATTGTCGGACCTGCGATATTCATTATCTTCATGCTATGTGGCCACTCCCTAAACCTGGCGTTGGGCGCGCTTTCCGGCTTTGTGCATCCATTACGTCTCACATTCGTTGAATTCTTTAAGAACGCCGCGTTCGAAGGACCCGGCATGGAGTATAAACCATTTTCAAAGAATACTAAGGTAAATTTATAGGAGGTTTAATGAACCCGGATACCTTAAACACAGTAGCTCAAACCACAGTGACTGCCATGGCGGGCGGAAATTTGGCTTTTTTCCTTGCCTGGATCGGAATCTTCCTGATGGTCGCTCTCGCCGGTATCGGCAGCGCTATGGGAACGGTTATCGGTGGCAGCGCAACAGTTGGTGCCATGAAAAAGCGCGATGATATTTTCGCAAACTGTATGATCCTTTCCGCATTGCCCGGCACACAGGGTCTCTACGGATTTGGAGCATTCTTCATTCTGAATGGTCACATCACTCCTCAGATAAACATGCTTCAAGCCAGCGCCATTTTTGGGGCCGGTCTGATCATGGGATTCGTGGGAATGATTTCTGCCATCCAACAAGCAAAGATTGTTGCCAATGGCATCGAAAGCTTGGGCTCTGGTAATGATGTATTTTCCAAAACACTCATCCTCGGAGTGTTTCCGGAACTCTATGCCATCGTTGCCTTCGCTGCATGCTTCTTGATCTCCGGTGCTATTCCCGGATTGGCCTAAATAACACAGAACTTCTTATGAAGCGCATCACCTCGATGCGCTTTTTTGTGTCCTCCTTCCCCTCTTCACAGTCTTAATCAGGCGTTCATCAAGCCTTAATTAAGCGTTAATAATTAAGACTTGATTAAGGGATGATGAAGAAGTGATTAACGCTTTCAAGACAGGGAGAAGGAGCGTATCACAATTCTGAAGCACTTTTAAGACACTTTTGGAGAGTCACCCTTTTAAGTATACAGGCAAGTCCGTTGAAGATAGTACAGAGGAGAACGATGGATAAGTTATTGTCATACAGAACGATGGTTAATCCAGCCTATGGGATAAAGGAGGTGGAGTT includes:
- a CDS encoding V-type ATP synthase subunit K is translated as MAGGNLAFFLAWIGIFLMVALAGIGSAMGTVIGGSATVGAMKKRDDIFANCMILSALPGTQGLYGFGAFFILNGHITPQINMLQASAIFGAGLIMGFVGMISAIQQAKIVANGIESLGSGNDVFSKTLILGVFPELYAIVAFAACFLISGAIPGLA